CGATGGTCCTACGACGTCGTCGAGGACTTCGAGGACGGCGTGCTCGCGGACATGGACGCCTTCGAGACCACGGTCCGGGAGCAACTGGCCGACGGGCAGCGCCACGTCGCCGAGCGCGAACAGGAGCGTCGATGGAAAGAGCGAGCCAGCGAAGACTGAGTCTTTTACTGGCCCGGACCGAAGTCGGGATATGCTCGATCCCGACCTCTCCGGGCAGGTCGCGCTCGTCACCGGCAGCGCGAAAGGCGTCGGTCGTGACCTCTTGCTCGAACTGGCTCGCTGCGGCGCGGACGTCGCCGTCCACTACCGGACCAGCGGCGAGGCCGCCGCCGAGGTCGCCCGCCAAGTGAGCGACCTGGGCGTCCAGACCACCGCGCTGCAAGCCGACGTGACCGATCCCGACGAGGTCGCGGCGCTGTTCGACGGCGTCGAAACCGATCTCGGCACGGTCGATATTCTCGTCAACAACGTCGGCGCGTTCGCCCCCAGCCACTGGGAGGAGATCGACTTCGAGACCTGGAACACGGTGATCAAGACGAATCTCAACGGGACCTACCTCTGCTCGAAAGCCGCCCTCCCGGGGATGCGCGAGCAAGGCTACGGCCGGATCGTCAACGTCGGCTACGCCTCCAGCGAGAAGGGGCTGGTCAACCCGAAGAACTTCCCCTACTTCGTGGCCAAAGCCGGCGTCCTGATGTTCACGCGCATGCTGGCGGCCGACACACAGGACGATGGGATCACCGTGAACGCCGTCTCACCCTACGTCGTCGAGAACTCCGACGAATTCCCCGCGGAGGCCCCACGAGGTCGGTGGGCGACGGCCGCCGACCTCGCGCAGGCGATGCAGTTCTTCCTCGACCCCGACAGCGAGTACATCTCCGGGCAAAATATCGAAGTCGACGGCGGCTGGTTGCCCGAGCGCGTCTAGAAGTTCTCGATGCGCTCGTCGCGGCGCTCGACGCTCGCGACAGGCGGGAGTGCCCGGATCGAGGATCGCGCCAGGAAATACAGCATGACCAGAAGGTTCGCGGCGGCGGCGATCCAGAGAATCGCGACCGGGCCGACCGCGGCCGCGACGACGCCGCCC
The Halapricum salinum genome window above contains:
- a CDS encoding SDR family NAD(P)-dependent oxidoreductase, producing MLDPDLSGQVALVTGSAKGVGRDLLLELARCGADVAVHYRTSGEAAAEVARQVSDLGVQTTALQADVTDPDEVAALFDGVETDLGTVDILVNNVGAFAPSHWEEIDFETWNTVIKTNLNGTYLCSKAALPGMREQGYGRIVNVGYASSEKGLVNPKNFPYFVAKAGVLMFTRMLAADTQDDGITVNAVSPYVVENSDEFPAEAPRGRWATAADLAQAMQFFLDPDSEYISGQNIEVDGGWLPERV